A region of the Sardina pilchardus chromosome 3, fSarPil1.1, whole genome shotgun sequence genome:
AAAACTGAACACTGGTGCCACCTGCTGTCCACTTCATGACAGACCTCACTGAGGAAATCTTGCAGTGTGGGTGTTGAACTcagcctggaaatccagacccaaatctaGAAAGATTGAGGGTCTGGCGATCAgcaatgaaaatggcccaactcaaggggcagcaccaagcatgcatttgaaaatataaCTGCACACaactggataacactacgaccagtgtttactgactgattctGAGCTTCAGTGTTGCAGCGTTATCGTCATCTGTTTGCTCGCCTCTGACCTGTCTATTATATCAGGTGCAGCTTGTCTCCAAGAGCATGACTAATGAGTATTACTGATTGCTAGAGTGACTcactgagcaaattcaaattgtgctctcgcgagaactctggatttccagggtatgtTAAACTGACATTATGTGCAAATAAATTTGGTATTTCCAAGCATTGAAGCCAGAGCTCTTTGTCCAGCTGAGCATTCACACTTCAACTGAAAGTCCAGGGCGTTACTGACCTCTTCCTGGATGTACTGCAGCAGGAACGGTGAGGCGCGCAGGTTGTCCACGGGGAAGCCGAAGAAGCCTTGGATCTCTTTTTGGTGGAGGTCCATGGTGATGATGTGagttaaacctgggttgaagCACAGACAGAACTTAGTTCTCAGTtcatccagagaaaaaaaaagggatgCCGCTGTAGACGGGGTAAATCCAGTTCAATCTCCCAGcgattggattttgccctgcagctcagggtggaaacatgcacatttctctctcctgaTTCTGCTCAAATTTGCGGGGACCACAACAtcatcacaaactggcttatccacctggctCAACCGGAGTGTTGGTCTGACTGGATGAATgactatccaagcatacagagtcatttcaaatactgtacagcgcagactccccagactgatGATCAATcacaaaaaatgattaaaagaGAGGAGACATACACTCACCTGCTTTGGCGAGCATGGATGCTAACAGTTTGCACACAATAGATCCCCTCTTTCTCATTTTGCACTGCTTGCTGTAGGGGAAGTACGGGATGACGCCAATGATGTTCTTTGCACAGGAGGTCTTGAGGGCATACGCCATGACCAGGAGCTCCATAATGGCTGTGTTGACATCTCTGACAGGTTGTAGAAAATGAGTAGCAAATGAAGTCTAGTGTACAATGGAAAACaactaaacatactgtatgtcaaactTCCCACACTGCAAAAGCATACAgtagaagagggaggaggatggagtatgggggaaaggaggggagagaggagggctaAAAATATCCTTTTACGATCTGTCAAGTTAAAGGTCTGAGCCATGTGTGTTATTGagttattggtgtgtgtgtgtgtgtgtgtgtgtgtgtgtgtgtgtgtgtgtgtgtgtgtgtgtgtgtgtgtgtgtgtgtgtgtgtgtgtgtgtgtgtgtgtgtgtgtgtgtgtttgcgactGTTATGACAAACAACCTGCTGCTGGGGTAATCTAGGTCTGTACCTGGGAATGGTCTGGATGATAAAGATGGTTTGACCTCGTACAGACTCCTTCACATCCACCCGTGTCTCTGTCAAGGTAAAAGACACATTGTTATAATCGCAATATAAGACACGACAACGCTTTATTTGCGGATTACAAAACACGACAACGCTTTATTTGTGGATTAAAACTCACCTCTGTTGGACTCTTGATAAACAACGGATTTCCCCAACTCAACTCCAAGTCGTCTGAGAGaaaaccataatcagttacgcTGATTCATGCATAAATAAGATACAATAACAAATGTTTTGACCAGATACAGTCAAGTACTATGAACACAAATAGCAGCCAACATTTCAATACGAAATGTCCATAGTGAATAACAACACTGACTATCCCTGAACACGAAAAAATCCATATTGCAGGTCCTGTCACTGAAAACATGTTGGCTAATAGTGTTTCCAAGCGTATGTTATCTATCTGAGAGCTAACAAGCTAGCAAAGCAATAGAAGTTCATCTGGTCAGTTGTTGCATTCATATTGGGCACAAATGCCATGTTTCATACAAAACTTACTCAGTAATTTTCTTGGCTAACTCCGTGCATGCCGCCGTGGAGTTAGCAGAAAAGACGCGATATCCACTTTTTGGAACGTTCATACTTGACAGGGCATGGAAATTTCACAGATCACACCAGAGTTTCAACGCAGCTTGCTAGATACACGAATAACAGTTAGTTAGCTATATAGCTAACCTGCCGTTGGAGTGatgttagctagcttgctagcatAGGCAAACAGCTTGTAAAATGACTGAATGAGACAAACGTTAGCTGCGTGGGTAGCTAACGGGTAATTAATAAAACATTCAACCGTAACGTACTAGATGCAAAATGATTTATAAAAACGTCACATTAGGTAACACAGTAAGTTCGTCTACACAAACAATACCATCAAATAAGTTGACAGCCGTTCATCTGTTTATTGCCTAACTACCAGTAACGCTAGTAGCTATGATACCTCAAGACTGGAGGCACgcatacatacagacggcatctcgtcataatcgtggttaccgcccccagttaccgtgttaaccatggctgaaacatcccccgtgggggaaaacatttgtgttctgctagcgagttagccccattgactttcatgtgtgatgttagcatgttttcccccacagagggggcggcaaccttctaaccgtctgtatctatgGGATTGTGGATGCGGAAGGTGAGCAAGAGGCTGATTTATGCATTATGGTAGCGTTACTTTTCACCATATTATTTATGTATCGAATTAAATAGCCCACTGTTGTGAGGATCCTAACAGGCATAATAATGTTActgagaaataataataataaaaaatagttTCAAATAggaaaacacaaaaataaataaccaTTGAGCTATAACAAGACTATTATAATTTAAGGTTTTTGCACTTCTTTCAcattaagaaaaaaacataatacaccgcaaaatattttatttacaaTTTATGAAGGCTTCATTAAAAATCCTCTACGATAAGATTTCCCATGGCGCTACGACTACGTCATTTCCTTCTGCACAACTCTACAACTCCTGGCTCACAGACCTAAAAGAAAGTCGTGGCTGAGAGCTGGTCTGGGATCAGTCTCTATTTTGACATGTAAGACTACCCGTGAGAAAAAAACGGGTATTTGTTGGCCTCAGATCAGAGGTTTGTATGCTGATTCTGCACAACGATTCACGTTGTGTAAAGTATTCACTTCCGCATTAACTGTGTCCGTGCAACTGCACATCACTACAATGAGGCTTGCTGTGGCAGTCAGTGGCCGGGCTCTAAAATGTTTACCGCAGATGTTTTCTCCCGTTACTTCACTGAGAGgtttgagaacacacacagtctgccgGTACGCTATTCATGTGACTGCACGGACTTTTTCAGCGTGTACCAATATCACGCTCTTGAGAACACACCAACCGGTAGGTCATTCAGTTCTGCCATTTAACGTTAGCTGCGTTAGCAGGCAATCATGATTCGCTTCATTTGCATCTAAAATTGACAGGATTTGTAAAATGAATATTGACTAATGTTATGATTTGGTCTGCTCATCTAGATTTCATCGTTGACGTGTAGAACGTTGGGATATGTATGTAACACAAGAACATTCGCTTCGATGCCTCCACCGCCCCCACGTGGTGGCAAGAAGAATGAGGTGTGTTCAAAAATGACAGTAGTTAGAAAGAATGATAACAGTTATATACAGTCTGTGTAGACTCTAAATCTTAAGGTAAAAAAGACTGGCCAAAACCTATAAAGTTGTACTTAACTTGCTTACACTTGAGGATAAGTTAAGTTGTATTATTGTACATGCATGCTGTCTTTTTAAATGGTCATTTTGCCTTGGCAGATGAATATGATCATTTGCCCCCTCACAGTTATccctgtgttttgtttgttaacaGCCAGTGACTTGGAAATCCTTAGTAGTGACATTTGCCATTGGTGGAGCTATGCTTGGGGTGATGAAAATattcaagaaagaaaaagaagaatgtaAGCAGTTTGTGCAAATGCATTGACATCATAACAAATGAGCATGGAGAGCCTGTTAATCAGCACATTTGTGATTGGTCTGTTCGAGCTCAGGGCTTAGGCAATACTTTGAATGCTCTGAATTGAATTTTATTGTGCagcattagagagagaaaggacaaggTCAGTGGGGAAGGCAGCTCTGGGAGGTCCGTTCTCTCTCATCGACCACAACAACAAGCCATGCAAGAGTGAGGATTTCCTTGGTCAGTGGGTTCTCCTCTACTTCGGCTTCACTCATTGTCCAGACATTTGTCCAGATGAAATTGAGAAAATGATTGAGGTCGTGGATGAAATCGGTAAGTTACCTAGTTTGTCATTGAGGTGCAAtacgttgtgtttgtgtttgacgtGTTCATTTAATCTCAGAGAGTTTCACGGTGCATTATGGATTGTGAACTCAGGTCATGTTGGACCGCAAGTTACTAAAATAAAGTCAGGTTATgggatgtatttatgaaggagCGTGTATACTTTGTCTTAGACAGGATAAAGTCTCTTCCCAACGTGACGCCAATCCTCATCACAATCGACCCAGAGAGAGATACTGCCGAGGCTATGTCTGCGTATGTGAAAGGTACAGTACACTCAAACCCCATTAACATTTTCAGCCCTTTTGAGTGACTTAACATGGAAacctgttttgttttcagtataaaatATTTTGTGTTATACAATTAGTGTATTCCTGTGTAGTGCTGCTGGCATTATTATGATGTTGATTTTCTTTATTAAAATAATGCTAGTGAATATGTTTTGTTCTGAATCAAATCAGTCACTGATGCTAGCCATTGATGGAATGCAGCACACATAGTAGTTGTGAATTAACAtacttctttgttttgttttttcttctctaGAATTTTCTCCAAAGCTCATTGGTTTAACAGGTGCAACTGCACAAATTGATCAGGTTTCTCGAGCCTATCGAGTGTACTACAGCCAGGGACCAAAAGATGAAGACAACGACTACATAGTGAGTGGATGATTCTCACATCAGTAATGCCTGCTCCAACATGAAATCATAATAACACATTCCAGTTCAAATGTGCGAAAACTGACATCCATTAGACTTGACACCTAACTGCTGTGTCTGCCTTTTCTTCTCACAGGTTGATCACACAATTATCATGTACTTGGTTGGTCCCGACGGTGACTTTTTGGAGTATTTTGGACAGAACAAGAAGAATACGGAGATTTCAGCTTCCATTGCTTCACACATGCGGAAGTATCGGCAGAATAAGTAGGACTATGCTAAATGTACTGTCCTGCTGGATGATGGCTCAAAAAATGCACTGCTAATCGAACACAGGCTGTCTGTGCCTCGATCGAACTTGGGGTtgctgggtttttttgtttcttttttgctttttgcgtttttttttgttgttgttgttgttaagatTAAGTATTTATGAGCAATACTTTATATTTGTGATTTCTCAAAGAAACAGTCAGAGCTATACATATATTCTTTTGATTGCTGAAGTCAGTTTTTTGATTGTTGAGTTTACCATCATCTGCTTTTGTTCCGCATTcaataaaataaatcatttttttccaGATTAAAAGATATTGtgaatttaattgttttaaacAGTAAAGCAAATCATCACTCTCTTTTTATTCTCTACACACACTGCCAGTCATGTAGGATGTGATGAACACATTTTCATATCCAtttttgaaacattttgataTTTCTGTAACAACGACTATCTTACATTTGCTCTCGTTTCCTTCTCTGGCTTGTTATCAGAGTTGGGATGTAAGCAGACAGCTCATTATAGTCTGACCATTTCCTTAGGGTAACCACTTCtaacaataaatacatttataatacaaatacaaatatgttttatatttccCTTATTATACGGGTCTTCACATTAGGCACCTCTCTTTTCATGACATTTCAGATGCACTACATGAGCAATAATTTTACACTTACAAACTTAACACATAAGATTTACCAAATAATCTTTGAGCTCAGCACTCCTCAGACTAAGTCATGACTTTGATTCATCAAATGTTCTTTTTAATTTATTATGACCTGCATTTGATAATCAATATCAGCTTGTTAACCCTCTTTGATGCCCACTATACTGTTTCCTGCTGGTCGTCCCCTGTGACCAATGGCTCGGGAGACACACCGCGGTGTCTTTATTCCTAGGCTGCCCGGTCGCCCCGTCTCCTGAACCCCTAATCCTGGGCAAATGCGTCCACCCTCAGATCTGTCCTCCAGCAGGGCCTGGGGCCAGACAtgtcctctccctccactcccctGCCCAGTCCAGCCCCCCACTCCCCTCACGATGAAACAGCTCATAGGGATTCAGCTGCTGCCTCCACCAGTTGCCGCAGGCGTGACCTTGAGTCCTTACACCTTGTCTGGTAACGATGGGGGATGCCCTGTATGCCAATCTCAAGCAGAAGATGTCAGCACAGGGTCTTTTGTACCCtgtccagttgtgtgtgtgtgtgtgtgtgtgtgtgtgtgtgtgtgtgtgtgtgtgtgtgtgtgtgtgtgtcagtgtctgatTAAACCTGCAGCTGTCACCATCTGATCACTTGACATTTATGATCTATTAGCATAATCAGCAATGATGTGATGTGCCAGAAGTGATGTGTCATCATCCTTGAGATAGCCATGTGCTCCTTTATGAATGGGAATAACTGCTCTTCATTAAGGCCTTAGtattgtgggtgtgtttgtattgtgctTGTGCTAGTTACGCTGCGAACATATTCACATTTGAAAAAGGAAAATTGGCTTGGCGTGTATACTATTCATAGTGCCATAGGCAATATTCAGTTGGGACGGCATAATGAGGCACCATTGATTTCAAAAATAGTAATACTGTagcttttgtatttgttttcttttaacaaatattaacactGTCCTTGTACCAAATATCTCTAACATAAGAGGAGGTAATTGTCATGTGTGGAACATAATGTATTGTGTTCAGGGGCTTCATTTACATTCTAATGGTTGCGTTGGCTGCAAAACAATTTATATGTACTCTGATGTATGGAGGAAATGTACGATGAATCTAGGTAGGCTATTACTATGTAGTCTGTCTAAATGCAGCTTGTCTTATCAAACCTCAAGCAAAGCATGTATGAACATCATCCACAACTATGTGAGCTATGCGGCGATATCTCAGTATATTATTAGCTGCATTGCTCAAATGCCCCCAATTACTCCTTAACGTGGTACTGACCAAAGCTGTTTGGCAGCAAAGCTTCTCATCAATAACTGGCTACAGGGAACCTCACACAGAGCGTACATGAAACACATTCTTGCGTCAAATTGTCCTGAGTGTTTAAAGCACACTAATATGAATCCATTTAAAGGATTTCAGACAAGATCTGGCGGAGATTTTTTGGATCCATGTTCAACCCCATAAATCCATGCAATCAATGCAGCATGACAAATGGAGGTCTGGGATTTCCGTCTGTCTGTAACTATGTCTACTGTGTCTAACTGTTTAGTACTGCACATGACTAGTAGGTTTACAGCAGTCTCATATTCTTGAATTTGTCTAGGTAAACTGACTTTACTTCAGTTCACTCCTTATCTCTTACCGAGATCCCTTACTCTCTTACTCTTAAACATACTGATTATTTTCAAATTGTTCAATGCACTGAAGCAGTTTGTTTTCAAAAGTTTTTTTGTGGAAAAGCCGATGCGAGGAACAGAGAGTTCACTCTTCCATGTATACAGTATTGGTGTAAAGCTGAATGAAGAGCTTGCTCTTCCATATATTTCAATAGTTCACAGCTGAATGGAGGGAtcccagaggagagagatggaatacGACTGGAGGAGTCTAGTGCTGCCATGGTACCTTGGCATGCGCTAAAACGGTGCCCGTCACTCTTTGCCCACTTCCACATGATCCCCCGTCACCAGACAGACCCTGGTGCCACCGATCCGCAGACAGCGCAGGCACCGCCACCGCCCCGGCAGACCTAATCTTCCCTGAGCCAAGAAAATGAGCAAATCAAGAGCCACCAAAAGCCTGTCTAATCTGCCATCATTGCTTTTTAATGGACTGGGCCGAGGATTAGAGTGAAAACATTTAAAAGGTGACACAATGAAGCCGTGGATAGACATTTCAAAGCATAAAATGGACATAGTTGACCGCTCCAAAAGTGAtcctccctccaccaccaccaccaccaccaccactaccaccaccccaaaGCCAGATTTGATCATTGCCCGAATAAGGAGCTGCCCATTGGGGAAAAGCCCCCTGAAACCTGCCCCCTTTATAAAAGCTGTCAAAGTCTTGTTAGCACGATGACAGAGGGGGTGACAGGAATGCGATTGTGTTCA
Encoded here:
- the LOC134076285 gene encoding protein SCO1 homolog, mitochondrial isoform X2; amino-acid sequence: MLGVMKIFKKEKEESLERERTRSVGKAALGGPFSLIDHNNKPCKSEDFLGQWVLLYFGFTHCPDICPDEIEKMIEVVDEIDRIKSLPNVTPILITIDPERDTAEAMSAYVKEFSPKLIGLTGATAQIDQVSRAYRVYYSQGPKDEDNDYIVDHTIIMYLVGPDGDFLEYFGQNKKNTEISASIASHMRKYRQNK
- the LOC134076285 gene encoding protein SCO1 homolog, mitochondrial isoform X1, encoding MRLAVAVSGRALKCLPQMFSPVTSLRGLRTHTVCRYAIHVTARTFSACTNITLLRTHQPISSLTCRTLGYVCNTRTFASMPPPPPRGGKKNEPVTWKSLVVTFAIGGAMLGVMKIFKKEKEESLERERTRSVGKAALGGPFSLIDHNNKPCKSEDFLGQWVLLYFGFTHCPDICPDEIEKMIEVVDEIDRIKSLPNVTPILITIDPERDTAEAMSAYVKEFSPKLIGLTGATAQIDQVSRAYRVYYSQGPKDEDNDYIVDHTIIMYLVGPDGDFLEYFGQNKKNTEISASIASHMRKYRQNK